One window of Triticum dicoccoides isolate Atlit2015 ecotype Zavitan chromosome 5A, WEW_v2.0, whole genome shotgun sequence genomic DNA carries:
- the LOC119297473 gene encoding uncharacterized protein LOC119297473, whose protein sequence is MLSVKSEPATAMDAVGKSKIEEHEQKVNRYQAELAARIKAKYFSNKAFDGGKIFEEETIVEGETIRSSRWSCTSSYANPVNFLREKSHERRDSPSSAADSSAKNDSPSLVAEASPKNNAGVLATANNLTPGKRQASKET, encoded by the exons ATGCTCAGTGTCAAGTCCGAACCTGCAACTGCAATGGATGCAGTGGG TAAGTCGAAAATCGAGGAGCATGAACAGAAGGTAAACAGATACCAAGCTGAACTTGCAGCTCGCATTAAGGCCAAATACTTCTCTAATAAGGCTTTTGACGGAG GAAAaatctttgaagaagaaactattgttGAAGGCGAAACCATCCGTTCAAGTAG GTGGTCATGTACAAGTTCGTACGCGAACCCGGTAAATTTTCTCCGAGAGAAGAGCCATGAGAGGAGGGATTCTCCATCTTCAGCAGCAGATTCCTCTGCCAAGAACGATTCTCCATCTTTGGTAGCTGAAGCTTCACCAAAGAATAATGCAGGTGTTTTGGCAACAGCAAACAATCTAACACCTGGCAAGAGACAGGCATCCAAGGAGACCTGA
- the LOC119301915 gene encoding bZIP transcription factor 16-like: MLHHYHHGEVASLHCLSPPNPPFHTHYHHPGMIAASMTPPPPFHFSPAAYEYEDEPMLQEALAAIGNNSPPGSGGAGDDIHGQTLASAAEEERRRRRMVSNRESARRSRMRKQRQLSELWARVAHLRGANRRLLDELNRAMRSCGDVRRDNDRLSAEKAELEARLEQLMQQAQQSNNASSEPCEKNTTAAAAAAAE, from the coding sequence ATGCTGCACCATTACCACCATGGCGAAGTGGCCAGCCTGCACTGCCTCTCGCCCCCGAACCCGCCGTTCCACACCCACTACCACCACCCCGGCATGATCGCCGCCAGCATGACGCCCCCTCCGCCCTTCCACTTCTCACCGGCAGCCTACGAGTATGAGGACGAGCCTATGCTGCAGGAAGCGCTGGCTGCCATCGGCAATAACAGCCCGCCCGGCTCCGGCGGGGCTGGTGATGACATCCATGGCCAGACGCTGgcttcggcggcggaggaagagcggaGGCGGCGGAGGATGGTGTCCAACCGCGAGTCAGCGAGGCGGTCGCGCATGCGCAAGCAGCGGCAGCTCAGCGagctgtgggcacgggtggcccacCTCCGCGGCGCCAACCGCCGCCTCCTTGACGAGCTCAACCGCGCAATGAGGAGCTGCGGCGACGTCCGCCGCGACAACGACCGGCTCAGCGCCGagaaggccgagctggaggccaggCTCGAGCAGCTCATGCAGCAAGCACAACAGAGCAACAACGCCTCCTCAGAGCCATGCGAGAAAAAcaccactgctgctgctgctgccgctgctgaataA